The genomic interval CCAGAAGAAGTTGAAAATGAAAGGGGTCTGCGCCACGAACAGGCCGAAGGCGCCGAGGGTGGAGATGAGGTTGTAACGCTGCGCTCCGCCGAGCAGCAGGTCGAACTGCGAAGGATCGGCGACCCGCCGTGGGTGTCCCGCCAGGCCGAGGAGGAACTGGGGCAGGAAGGTCAGATTGAAGAAGACGAGGGTGAGCCAGAAGTGCACCGTGCCGAGCCCCGAGTGCATCAACCTCCCGAACATCTTCGGGAACCAATGATACATGCCGGCGAACATCGCCAGGATGACCGCAGGGAAGAGCGTGTAGTGGAAGTGGGCGACGACGAAATAGGTGTCGTGGAAATAGATGTCCGCAGCCGCCGCGCCCAGAAAGATCCCCGTCGTGCCGCCGATGAGGAAGTTGGCCAGGGTGCCCACGGCGAAGAGCATGGCCGGGGTGTAGCGGATCGAACCACGCCAGAGCGTGGCGATGAAGGAGAAAAGCTGCACGGCGAAGGGCACGGAAATGAGGAGCGTGGTCACCGCGAACGGCAAGGCGAGGCGCGGATCCATGCCGCTCACGAACTGGTGGTGCGCCCAGACGAGGAAGCTGAGCAAACCGGAGACGAGCACGGACCAGACGATCATCCGGTAGCCGAACAGCGGTTTCCGCGCCCCGGAGGTCAGCACCTCCGCCACCACCCCGAGACCGGGCAACAGGATCACGTACACCTCCGGGTGCCCGAAGAACCAGAAGAGGTGCTGGAAGAGGAGCGGGTCGCCGCCCTTGGCGGGGTCGAAGAAGCCGCTGCCGAAGTTGCGGTCGAGGAAGAGCATGAGGGCGCCGCCGAGCAAGGGCCCGACGGAGAGCATGAAGAGCACGGCGGAAACGAGCTGCATCCACACCATGAGGGGCAAGTCCATCATGCGCAGGCCCCGGGCGCGCATATTGATCGCCGTGGTGAGGAAGTTGATGCCGCCCATGAGCACGGAGATGAACTCGAGCATCACGGCGATGATCCAGAGGTCCGTACCCCGTTCGACGCCGGTGTAGCCGGGGACGGCGGCGAGCGGCGGATAGGTCGTCCAGCCGCCGGCGGCGGGACCCGACGCCACGAAGAAGGAGGCCAGGAGCACCAGCGTGCTGGCCAGGAAGGTCCAGTACGACATCATGTTGAGGCGCGGGAAGGCCATGTCGCCGGCGCCGATCATGAGGGGGATGAGGAAGTTGCCGAAGGCTCCGAGCAGGATGGGCATGGCCACCCAGAAGAGCATGATCGTGCCGTGCATGGTGAGGAAGGCGTTGTAGCGCGCCGGGTCGACGACGCCGAAGAATGGCAGGTCGTGGTAGGGCCAGGCGAGCTGGGCCCGCATGCCCTGGGCGAGCCAGCCACCGACGAGCGCCATGACGAGGCCGGTGAGCAGGTACTGCTTGGCGATCGTCTTGTGATCGACGGAGAAGACCCAGCGTCTCCAGAAGCTCGCGCGCACCATCAGCGTCCACCCTCGGGCGCCGCCGCCGCCACCCACGCCTGGTAGTCCGCCGGCGACTGCACCTCCAGCGTGCCGCGCATGTTGGTGTGCCCGAGACCGCAGAGCTCGGCACAAACCAGCTGGTACTTGCCAGGACGGGTGGCTTCGAACCAGCCGCGCACCGTGCGCCCGGGCACGGCATCCTGCTTCAGGCGCAGGTTGGGAAGGAAGAAGCTGTGGATCACCTCTTTGGCCTGCAGCTCGTACTGCACGACTTCTCCCGCCGGCACGTGCATGACGTTGAGCTCGGTGATGTCGTCGGCCGTGTCGAGCACGTTGTCCGCCCCCGGGTGGACGATGGTCCAGGCGTACTGCTCGCCGATGACACGCACCGTCAAGGCCGGCTCGGGCATGTGGATCTTGATCGTGTCCCAGGCGCGGGAGCTCGCCGCTTCGATGACGAGATCGAGGACGAGGATGGCCGCCACCGGGAC from Candidatus Krumholzibacteriia bacterium carries:
- a CDS encoding cytochrome c oxidase subunit II, which encodes MLRWLPENVSTYGDRVDGVIHLVAWIVGVWFAVALGLLLYFAVRYRRPWQPQAAYVPARTRRSMAVVLVPVAAILVLDLVIEAASSRAWDTIKIHMPEPALTVRVIGEQYAWTIVHPGADNVLDTADDITELNVMHVPAGEVVQYELQAKEVIHSFFLPNLRLKQDAVPGRTVRGWFEATRPGKYQLVCAELCGLGHTNMRGTLEVQSPADYQAWVAAAAPEGGR
- a CDS encoding cbb3-type cytochrome c oxidase subunit I, producing the protein MVRASFWRRWVFSVDHKTIAKQYLLTGLVMALVGGWLAQGMRAQLAWPYHDLPFFGVVDPARYNAFLTMHGTIMLFWVAMPILLGAFGNFLIPLMIGAGDMAFPRLNMMSYWTFLASTLVLLASFFVASGPAAGGWTTYPPLAAVPGYTGVERGTDLWIIAVMLEFISVLMGGINFLTTAINMRARGLRMMDLPLMVWMQLVSAVLFMLSVGPLLGGALMLFLDRNFGSGFFDPAKGGDPLLFQHLFWFFGHPEVYVILLPGLGVVAEVLTSGARKPLFGYRMIVWSVLVSGLLSFLVWAHHQFVSGMDPRLALPFAVTTLLISVPFAVQLFSFIATLWRGSIRYTPAMLFAVGTLANFLIGGTTGIFLGAAAADIYFHDTYFVVAHFHYTLFPAVILAMFAGMYHWFPKMFGRLMHSGLGTVHFWLTLVFFNLTFLPQFLLGLAGHPRRVADPSQFDLLLGGAQRYNLISTLGAFGLFVAQTPFIFNFFWSLARGRRAAANPWEATTLEWLAASPPGHGNFAGEVVALRGPYEYSVPGAAQDWLPQGRIRDNGAGESEAPATLRNSSTGTVGGAPQD